TAGCCATTTGTTCTTTAGATATTTCTTGTTATGCAAAGTATGAAAATAAATGAGATTTTCAAATTGATAAAAAAATGTTGTAAAAAGAAAATAATTCTTATAACATGTGGATGAATATTATTCTTTTATAATTCTAAAGGTTTCAACGGCGTTTTTATTATGTGCTTTTAAAATATAAACACCTGTTGGTAAATTAGACATGTTAATAGAATTGTTTGTATTGGAATTGCCTTGAGTTATTAGCTTACCTGCGTAATCGAATATTAAATAATTATAATTTTCAAAAGATAAATTTTTGATGTTGATAATGTCTTTTGTTGGATTTGGATATATGTAAGGCTTATTAATCAATCCACTATTTTTAACAGAAGGTGTTTCTGTTTGAATTACTTCGGCGTTTTTACACGCAAATTCTAAATAGTTTTGCAAATCATATCGGTCATGAGTCTTTTCATAACCTAGTTGTTTCGCTTTTTGCAATAATTTGCAAGCTTTTGTATAATTTCCTAAATCATGATAAACAACACCAAGGTTTCTGTAAGCAAACGAATTGTTCTCGTTTAATTTGATAGCTTCTTTTAAATCTGTAATCCCTTTATCAGATTGACCTAATTTATGATAAATAAAACCTCTTAGTGTCCTTATATCTCTTTCAACTCCTCCAGTGCCATATTTTATTAAGTTTGATTCCTGCATAAAAGCAAGATTAACATGGTCTAGTGCTTTTTTATAATCTTCAAAATCTGTATATAAACCAGCCAATGCTCGATGACTAAACTCATGATCTGGTCTTTTTTCTAAGGCTTTCTTAAGGTAATATTCTGCAAGTCTATAAGATTTAATACTATATAAATAGGAGCCCAAGTTATATATTAATCGTTTGTCTTCAGGGTTGCATTTAAGAGCTTTATATTTATATTGAGTGGCATAATTTTTCATTTCATATTCTCCATAAATACTTGCTTTTGAGTCATATATGTTTGCTAAAAGTTTATTTGGAACATTGATTTTTTTCTCTTTTGAAAGTTTTAAAAGTTTGGATTCTATTTTGCTGAAATCATGAAGTGCTAAGGTATTATTACCTAATAATTGCCTTATATGTGCACGACGAAGTTGCAATTTAAAGTCGTTTGGATTTTCGCTTAATTTGTTATTTAGGTGTTTCAATTTTTCATGAATGGTTTTTATTTTTTCTTCATCCTTTTTGTTAAATTCCAAAATAGGGTCTTTGCGTTCTATGAGTTTGCCTTTTTCAAATCTCCAAATGGTAACTTTCTTTCCTGACTTGTTATATTTATAAGATAAACCATTATAATATCCATTTTTGTAATGAAAATCTTCATTTAATTCTCCCGATTTATAGAATGTTTTAATACGTATTAATTTTTTATCATTTCCATACAATCTTTCTATGGCAAGGATACTGTCTCTATAATAAATACGTTTTACGCTGTTTTCTTTACCTTGAGCAAACAGATAAAAAGGAATAAAAACAAGTGAAATTAAGAAGTAGTTTTTCATTAGGTAAATTCAAATAAGAAAAAAAAGCTTCTACTAAAGTAAAAGCTTTTTATTAATAATTTATAAAAAATTTCTTATTTTTTTTCTAACCAAAGTCTAGCATTTACAAAAGCTTCCAACCATGGGGATACTTCATCTTTTCTGTTTTCTGGATAGTTAGCCCAATTCCATTGGAAGGTAGAACGCTCCATATGTGGCATAGTTACTAAGTGGCGCCCCGTCTTATCGGTTAACATGGCTGTATTAAAGTCAGAGCCATTAGGGTTGTTAGGATAACCTTCATAACCATATTTTGCAACAATATTATAGTTTTCTTCGGAAAGAGGTAGGTTAAATTTACCTTCACCATGAGAAATCCAAACACCCAACGTAGTGCCTTCAAGTGTTGAAAGCATCACAGAATTATTCTTTTGAATTTTTACAGAAGTAAATGAACTTTCGTGTTTATGCGAATCGTTGTGACCCATTTTACCATGAACCTCGTGTTCTGGATTGATAAGTTCTAATTCCATCCATAATTGGCAACCATTACAAATGCCAACAGATAAAGTATCTTCTCTTTTAAAGAAATCCTTAATAACTTTATTTGCTTTTTCGTTGTATTTGATGGCACCTGCCCAACCTTTTGCAGAACCAAGTACATCTGAATTTGAGAAACCTCCAACAGCACCCAAAAATTGAATATCTTCCAAAGTTTCACGACCAGAAATTAAATCGGTCATATGTACATCTTTTACATCAAAACCAGCTAAGTACATGGCGTTTGCCATCTCACGTTCAGAATTACTTCCTTTTTCACGCAGAATTGCTGCCTTCGGGCGTTTGCCTTTAAAAGCTTCTAGTTTTCCAGTAAAATGTTTAGGAAATGTATATTGAAGTGGTTGGTTTTTATAATTATTGAAACGATCTTCTGCTAAATTATTTGCCGTTTGCTTTTTATCTAACAGATAAGATGTTTTGTACCAAACATCTCTTGTTTTAGCAACATCAAAAGAGAAACTATCGTCGTTATTTTTAATATTTACACTTCCAGAATTGTTTACGGAGCCAATATTGAAAAATTCGATATTATTTTCTGATAAAATCGTTTCTACTGAAGCATCAGCTTGAAAAACAATGCCTGAATTTTCAGCAAATAATACTTTTATAGAATCTTCTTCATTTAATTGAGAAAGATCTAAATCGGCTCCTAAATTTACTTCAGCAAAACAAAGTTCTAAAAGGGTTGTGATTAAACCTCCAGAAGCCACATCGTGTCCCGCTTTAATTTTATCGGCTTTAATTAAGTCTTGTATGGTATTAAAAACAGTTTTAACAAATGCGGAATCTTTTACATTAGGGGCTTCGTTTCCAATAGCATTTAAAACTTGATTGAAAGAGCTTCCTCCTAATTTAAAATCATCTTGTGAGATGTTGATATAGTATATGGCTCCACCATTTTGTTTTAAAACAGGCTCAACAACTTTAGTGATGTCATTACAATTGGCACCTGCTGAAATAATAACGGTGCCTGGAGAAATAACTTCATCATCCTGATATTTTTGTTTCATGGAAAGCGAATCTTTTCCAGTTGGAACATTAATACCTAAATCGATAGCAAATTCTGAAACAGCTTTTACAGCTTCGTATAAACGGGCATCTTCACCTTCATTTTTACACGGCCACATCCAGTTTGCCGACAATGACACTGCTTGTAATCCATCTTTTAAAGGTGCCCAAACCAAGTTGGTGAGTGCTTCGGTAATGGCGTTTCTACTTCCTGCAACAGGGTTAATCAACCCTGAAATAGGCGAGTGGCCAATAGAGGTGGCAACACCTTCTTTTCCTTTAAAATCGAGAGCCATAACACCCACGTTGTTTAAGGGTATTTGTAAAGCACCAACACATTGTTGTTTGGCTACTTTACCACCAACACAACGGTCAACTTTATTTGTTAACCAATCTTTACAAGCCACCGCTTCAAGTTGTAAAACTTGTTCTAAATAGATTTGTAAATTTTTAGTTTTGTATCTCGGGTTTTTATAATTTCTAACAACCGTTTTATCGGTTAAAACTGTTTTTGGTGAACTACCAAACATATCTTCCATGGCTAAATCCATCGGTTTGTGTCCGTTAGATTTAGACTCAAATGTAAATCGATCATCACCAGTTACATCACCAACTGTATATATTGGAGAACGCTCACGCTCGGCAATACGTTGTAACGTATCGATATGTTTTTCTGCAATAACCAACCCCATACGTTCTTGAGATTCGTTACCTATAATTTCTTTGTCAGAAAGTGTTGGGTCTCCCACAGGTAAGGCGTCCAAATCTATTTTTCCGCCCGTATCTTCTACCAATTCAGACAAACAATTTAAATGCCCACCAGCACCATGATCGTGAATAGAAACAATGAAATTTTCATCACTTTCTACCATCCCACGAACCGCATTGGCAGCACGTTTTTGCATTTCAGGGTTGGAACGTTGTACAGCATTTAACTCAATGCCAGAAGCGAAGGCGCCAGTATCTGCCGAAGACACTGCAGCACCACCCATGCCTATTCTGTAATTTTCACCACCAAGAATCACAATTTTATCCCCTTTTTTAGGCGTGTCTTTAAGCGCTTGGTCTGCTTTACCATAACCAATACCTCCAGCTTGCATGATGACTTTGTCGAATCCTAATTTTCTAGCTTTTGAATCGCTTGAAGATCCGTTTTCGTTGTGTTCAAACGTTAATACAGAACCTGTAATTAAGGGTTGTCCGAATTTGTTTCCAAAATCGGAAGCACCGTTTGAGGCTTTTATTAAAATATCCATAGGCGTTTGGTACAACCATTCTCTGGCTTCAAACTTTTGTTCCCATGGGCGATTTTCTTCTAATCGAGAATAAGAGGTCATGTAAACTGCTGTTCCTGCTAATGGTAATGAACCTTTTCCTCCTGCGAGTCTATCTCTAATTTCTCCACCAGCACCTGTTGCAGCACCATTAAAAGGCTCTACGGTTGTTGGGAAATTATGTGTTTCCGCTTTAAGGGAAATAACAGATTCAAACTCTTTTATTTCATAGTAATCAGGCTTATCGGCGGTTTTTGGTGCAAACTGCTCAACTACCGGGCCTTTTACAAAAGCCACATTATCTTTATATGCAGAAACAATATCGTTTGGATGTGTTTCAGATGTTTTTCTAATTAATTTAAAAAGAGAGGTTGGTTTTTCTTCACCATCAATTACAAATGTTCCGTTGAAAATTTTATGACGACAATGTTCTGAATTCACTTGAGAAAATCCAAATACTTCAGAATCAGTTAATGGACGACCAATTTTTTTAGCAACACCGTCTAAATAGCTAACTTCTTCATCACTTAAAGACAAGCCTTCTTTTTGGTTGTAGGCGGCAATATCTTCAATGTTTAGGATAGGTTCTGGCTTAATATTTATAGTGAATGAATTTTGATTCAAACCTTTGAACTTTTCAGAAATCATCGGGTCGAAATCTTTATAATCTTCAGTAACTGCTTGAAATTCTTCAATACGAATAATGTCAGAAACGCCCATGTTTTGGGTGATTTCAACCGCATTTGTACTCCAAGGTGTTATCATGGCAGCACGTGGGCCAACAAAAAAAGCATCGAGTGATGCTTGTTCTATTTTAGGCTGGTTGCCAAACAACCACGTTAATTTAGCGGTGGTTTCGGTTGATAATTCTTTTGTTGTTTGAACAGCAAATATGTTGCTGGTTACGTTTCCAAAGAAATGAATCATTATCTATTGATTTGTATATGTTTAAAGAAAGTGCAAATTTACTTTTTTTCGGCGTAATACCATATAAATATTTCCATGAAAATTTGGAGTTATTCACGGGGTTTTGAACATAAAAAAAGCGACTCGTTAAAGTCGCTTTAGTGTGTTATGATTTTCTTTCTAAAAGCGCCATATAAAATCCGTCATAACCAGATTTATGTGAGAGCACTTTGTTGTCTTTTTTAAGTGTGAAATTTGCCCCAACTTCGGAAGCTAAAAATTTTTCAACTTGCTCTTGGTTTTCAGAAGGTAATACCGAACAAGTAGCATAAACTAGTTGCCCGCCCACTTTTACCATTCTAGAATATTGTTGTAAAATTTCTTGTTGCGTTTTCTTTATTTTATCAATAAATTCGGGTTGTAGTTTCCATTTAGCATCAGGGTTTCTACGTAGAACCCCTAGGCCAGAACAAGGTGCGTCAATTAAAACGCGGTCTGCCTTATCATATAGTTTTTTAATAACTTTTGTGGAATCGATAACGCGAGGTTCAATATTATGAGCGCCGTTTCGTTTGGCACGACGCTTTAACTCATGAAGTTTGTTGTCATAAATATCCATCGCAATAATTTGCCCTTTATTTTCCATAAGAGAGGCAATGTGAAGTGTTTTGCCACCTGCACCTGCACAAGCATCTACAACGCGCATGCCTGGTTCTACATTTAAAAATTCAGCAACTAATTGTGAGGAAGCATCCTGCACCTCAAAGAAACCATTTTTAAATGCTTCGGTAGAAAATACATTAGCACGTTCTTTTAGTTTTAAAGCATTTGGATAGTCTGGTAAAAAATCACACTCTATATCTAAATCAAACAGTTCAGTTTGAAGTTTTTCTTTGGTAGTTTTTAGTGTGTTTACTCTTAGCACAACATCGGCTTGTTGGTTTAGAGCAGCTATTTCTTTACTCCATACAGCATCGCCTAATTCTTTTCTTCCTATCTCATCCATCCAGTCGGGGATAGATTCTTTAAATTTTCTTATTTTAGATAATTCATCAAAGCGTCCTTTTATTTTGCGTAAAGGAGTCCCTTCAAAATATTTCCAATCTGGTAATTTTATGCCCTTTAAGGTTGCCCAAACAGCAAACATTCTCCATAAATTATCTCTATCAAAAGGTTCTTTAACTTCAGCAATTTCGGCATAAAGGCGTTTCCAGCGTACAATATCATAGGTGGTTTCTGCAACAAATGCACGGTCGCGAGCGCCCCAACGTTTATCACGTTTTAATAATTGTTGAATAACTTTATCGGCATACTTTCCTTCATTAAAAATCAAGGTTAATCCATCAATAACCGAAAAGCATAAATTTCTGTGTAATCGCATCGTTTATAAATAAGGGTGCAAAGGTACGTTTTTAAATGTGTATTAAATAAGTGGTTAATAACTTATTTCGTTACATAACACCATTTTATATACATTTGAAAAACTTCAAGAATCTAGCGCAAGTTTTTATTTTTAACGGCATCTAAATTAAAAAGGATGCCATCAAAGCATCGCTTTGATGGTTCGATTGAAATTGTTATTCTCGTTAATACGGGAATTTAAATCAGATTTATAATTTTTTGACTGAAAACGAATTTATAGAAGGCTTACAAAACCATAACGCGAATGCGTATGGCAAGTTAATAGACGATTTTCAGCAAAAGGTTTTTGCTACCTGCATTTCATTTGTACCCAATAAAGAAGATGCCGAAGATATTGCACAAGATGTTTTTATGGAAGTTTTTAATTCGATTCATAAATTTAAAGGGAATTCGAAACTATCTACTTGGATTTATAAAATCACGACCAATAAATGTTTAGAATTTATTAGAAAGCGGAATACGAAAAAGCGTTTTGCTTTTATGCAATCGCTTTTTGGAAATGAGATTCCAATAGATAAGAGTCGCTATTTTACAGAAATGAATCATCCGGGGATTTTATTAGAAAACAAAGAGAAAAGCGAAATCCTTTTTAAGGCTATAAATCAATTGCCAGAAGCTCAGAAAGTCGTGTTTTCGTTAAGTAAGGTGGACGGTATGAGTTATCAGGAAATTTGTGATATTACCGAGAAAAGTTTATCGTCGGTAGAATCATTAATGTTTCGAGCAAAAAAGAATTTACAAGATTCTTTAGAGAATTTTTATAAAAATAATAAGTAGCGCAAGTTTTTTTAAAATATGGCATCTAAAATAGTATAGCACAATAAAATGGAAACAAATAAAGACATACAAAACAAAATAGATAGCACTTTAAATGTTATAGATGCTATTGAAACCGCAAACGTGTCTCCTTTTTTTAAGGATAAAACCATGCAACGTTTATTTACAGAAAAGGAAGAAATAGTAACAACTAGAAATTGGTTTTCACCAAAATTACAATTGGCTACTTTGTCCTGTGTTGTTATTTTGAATGTGATAGCATTTACTCAAATAAAAGCATCGTCTTATGATGAAAATATTAATGAATTTGCTGATACTTATGGGTTTTCTACAAGTACTGAAACCTCATTTTTAAACTAAAAAATAAATCTAAACAGATGAAAAAAAATATACTTTTATATGTTTTACTATTCTTTTTAATAATTGTTAATGGTTTTTTCTTGTATAATTATTTAGGAAAACCAGACGTGAAAAAAGAAGGTAAAGACCCCATGAGCTTTGTTATTAAGCAACTCAATTTTGATGATGAGCAGTTACAAGAAATGCAGTTTTTAAATAAAAAGCATCATAAAAAAATGATGCGTATTAATGATGGTGTAAAAGAATTAAAAGACGCCTTATTTAATAGGTTGTCTGATATTGATGTCGATGAAAAAGTTGTAGATTCTATTACAGCCTTAATAGGATTAAAAGAAAAAGAATTAGATAAAGAAGCATTTTATCATTTTAGAAGTATTCAAGAATTGTGTAACGATAAACAAAAGGAAAAATTTAAAAGCATTATAAAGGATGCCCTTCATAAAGGTAGAGAACAAGGGGATAGACCAGCACCGCGGGAAGGTGGCCCTGATGGGCAAAGACTTCCGCATCTTGGAGGACCAGAAGGTAACAGATTGCCACCGCCGAATCATTAAAAAACTTAGAAACAAAGCTTTAAGGCCCTCAAGATATTGAGGGTCTTTTTTTTGTGATTTTTTTAACAAATCTAACCACAAGTTAAATCATAGAAGGGCATCTAAAAGAACATAACAATAAAATATTAAAGATGAAAAGTAACAGATTAAGAACAGCAGTATTAGTTTTTGGAATTGCATTATTTATGACGAATAACACCTTTGGGCAATCGGAGAAAAGAGACGATAGAAAAGAACCACCAACTTTTAAGGAGTTATTAAAAAAGATGGATGCCAATGATGATGGTAAACTTTCTAAAGAAGAAATAGAGGGACCTCTAAAAGATCATTTTGAAAAAGTTGATGCCGATAAAGATGGTTTTATTACTGAAGAGGAATTAAAGAAAGCGCCGAAGCCAAAAAGAAGATAGACCGTAGCATATAAATAACCCTAAACACTAGAAATATGAAAAGAATAAATTCAATTAAAATAGTGATAAAAACAACGGTTTTTGTTATGCTTATTGCTTGTTTTACTGCTTGTAGTAATGACGATTCTGCTGTGGTAGAAGCGATGGAAGACGAAGAAATAGCAGTCATTATAGATGATACCGATTTTGAAGCCACAGATTGGACTTCGGAAACACACAGTAAAGATGCAGATCCAAATTTTGATGAAGTTTTTGATGATAATGCCGTGAAAAGATTAGATATCGTTGTTACAGAAGCACGTTGGCAAGCGATGCTAGATGATATGACAAGCCTTTACGGAACATTTGGGGGGAATTCAGTTGGGCCAGGTGGCGTTGGATCAGCCAGTGGCGGATTAACAGAAATTGACGAAGATCCTATTTTTGTGCCAGCTGAAGTTTTTTATAATGGAAAAGAATGGTACCGTGTGGGCGTTCGTTTTAAAGGGAACTCAAGTTTGCAATCGAGTTGGCAAGCGGGTATTTTAAAATTATCATTCAAACTTGATTTTGATGAATTTGAAGATGATTATCCACAAATAAAGAATCAACGTTTTTATGGCTTTAAAAAATTAAGTCTTAAAAATAATTACGACGACACATCGATGCTTCGAGAAAAAGTGGCGATGGACGTGTTTAGAAATTCAGGTTTAGTAGGGTCGCATACAGCATTTTACACGGTTTATGTAGATCATGGTGATGGTTCTCAATATTTTGGAGTGTATACGTTGGTAGAAGAAGTTGATGATACGGTTGTCGATACTCAATTTTCTAGTGATGATGGAAACTTATACAAACCAGATGGCGATGCTGCAAGTTTTGCTAACGGTACCTATGATGAAGATGAATATGTAAAGAAGAATAATGAAGATGAAGCAGATTTTTCAGATGTTGAAAGCTTATTATCAATATTACATGATGACTCAAGAACTACCGATGCAGCTACATGGCGAACTAATTTAGAAGCCGTTTTTGATACCGATGTGTTCTTAAAATATTTAGCCGTAAATACCGTCATTCAAAATTGGGATACTTATGGTAGAATGACTCATAACTATTATTTATATAATAATCCAGATACTAATAAATTAACTTGGATTCCATGGGATAATAATGAAGCGCTTCAAGAAGGTAAACAAGGAGGATCGCCTGCACTCGATTTTTCAGATATATCAGCAAGTCAATGGCCGTTAATTGGTTACTTATACAACGATAGCGTTTATAAAGCTAAATATGATAGTTATGTTCAAGAAGCTGTCGATGGTTCCTTCAACACCAACAGTATGCAATCGCTTTACACTTCATATTCAACTTTAATTGAGCCCTATGCAACTACCGAAGTTTCTGGTTATACTTTTTTAAATTCTAGTTCAG
The genomic region above belongs to Mariniflexile litorale and contains:
- a CDS encoding T9SS type A sorting domain-containing protein; amino-acid sequence: MKNYFLISLVFIPFYLFAQGKENSVKRIYYRDSILAIERLYGNDKKLIRIKTFYKSGELNEDFHYKNGYYNGLSYKYNKSGKKVTIWRFEKGKLIERKDPILEFNKKDEEKIKTIHEKLKHLNNKLSENPNDFKLQLRRAHIRQLLGNNTLALHDFSKIESKLLKLSKEKKINVPNKLLANIYDSKASIYGEYEMKNYATQYKYKALKCNPEDKRLIYNLGSYLYSIKSYRLAEYYLKKALEKRPDHEFSHRALAGLYTDFEDYKKALDHVNLAFMQESNLIKYGTGGVERDIRTLRGFIYHKLGQSDKGITDLKEAIKLNENNSFAYRNLGVVYHDLGNYTKACKLLQKAKQLGYEKTHDRYDLQNYLEFACKNAEVIQTETPSVKNSGLINKPYIYPNPTKDIINIKNLSFENYNYLIFDYAGKLITQGNSNTNNSINMSNLPTGVYILKAHNKNAVETFRIIKE
- the purL gene encoding phosphoribosylformylglycinamidine synthase, with protein sequence MIHFFGNVTSNIFAVQTTKELSTETTAKLTWLFGNQPKIEQASLDAFFVGPRAAMITPWSTNAVEITQNMGVSDIIRIEEFQAVTEDYKDFDPMISEKFKGLNQNSFTINIKPEPILNIEDIAAYNQKEGLSLSDEEVSYLDGVAKKIGRPLTDSEVFGFSQVNSEHCRHKIFNGTFVIDGEEKPTSLFKLIRKTSETHPNDIVSAYKDNVAFVKGPVVEQFAPKTADKPDYYEIKEFESVISLKAETHNFPTTVEPFNGAATGAGGEIRDRLAGGKGSLPLAGTAVYMTSYSRLEENRPWEQKFEAREWLYQTPMDILIKASNGASDFGNKFGQPLITGSVLTFEHNENGSSSDSKARKLGFDKVIMQAGGIGYGKADQALKDTPKKGDKIVILGGENYRIGMGGAAVSSADTGAFASGIELNAVQRSNPEMQKRAANAVRGMVESDENFIVSIHDHGAGGHLNCLSELVEDTGGKIDLDALPVGDPTLSDKEIIGNESQERMGLVIAEKHIDTLQRIAERERSPIYTVGDVTGDDRFTFESKSNGHKPMDLAMEDMFGSSPKTVLTDKTVVRNYKNPRYKTKNLQIYLEQVLQLEAVACKDWLTNKVDRCVGGKVAKQQCVGALQIPLNNVGVMALDFKGKEGVATSIGHSPISGLINPVAGSRNAITEALTNLVWAPLKDGLQAVSLSANWMWPCKNEGEDARLYEAVKAVSEFAIDLGINVPTGKDSLSMKQKYQDDEVISPGTVIISAGANCNDITKVVEPVLKQNGGAIYYINISQDDFKLGGSSFNQVLNAIGNEAPNVKDSAFVKTVFNTIQDLIKADKIKAGHDVASGGLITTLLELCFAEVNLGADLDLSQLNEEDSIKVLFAENSGIVFQADASVETILSENNIEFFNIGSVNNSGSVNIKNNDDSFSFDVAKTRDVWYKTSYLLDKKQTANNLAEDRFNNYKNQPLQYTFPKHFTGKLEAFKGKRPKAAILREKGSNSEREMANAMYLAGFDVKDVHMTDLISGRETLEDIQFLGAVGGFSNSDVLGSAKGWAGAIKYNEKANKVIKDFFKREDTLSVGICNGCQLWMELELINPEHEVHGKMGHNDSHKHESSFTSVKIQKNNSVMLSTLEGTTLGVWISHGEGKFNLPLSEENYNIVAKYGYEGYPNNPNGSDFNTAMLTDKTGRHLVTMPHMERSTFQWNWANYPENRKDEVSPWLEAFVNARLWLEKK
- a CDS encoding methyltransferase domain-containing protein, giving the protein MRLHRNLCFSVIDGLTLIFNEGKYADKVIQQLLKRDKRWGARDRAFVAETTYDIVRWKRLYAEIAEVKEPFDRDNLWRMFAVWATLKGIKLPDWKYFEGTPLRKIKGRFDELSKIRKFKESIPDWMDEIGRKELGDAVWSKEIAALNQQADVVLRVNTLKTTKEKLQTELFDLDIECDFLPDYPNALKLKERANVFSTEAFKNGFFEVQDASSQLVAEFLNVEPGMRVVDACAGAGGKTLHIASLMENKGQIIAMDIYDNKLHELKRRAKRNGAHNIEPRVIDSTKVIKKLYDKADRVLIDAPCSGLGVLRRNPDAKWKLQPEFIDKIKKTQQEILQQYSRMVKVGGQLVYATCSVLPSENQEQVEKFLASEVGANFTLKKDNKVLSHKSGYDGFYMALLERKS
- a CDS encoding RNA polymerase sigma factor, with amino-acid sequence MTENEFIEGLQNHNANAYGKLIDDFQQKVFATCISFVPNKEDAEDIAQDVFMEVFNSIHKFKGNSKLSTWIYKITTNKCLEFIRKRNTKKRFAFMQSLFGNEIPIDKSRYFTEMNHPGILLENKEKSEILFKAINQLPEAQKVVFSLSKVDGMSYQEICDITEKSLSSVESLMFRAKKNLQDSLENFYKNNK
- a CDS encoding EF-hand domain-containing protein, which gives rise to MKSNRLRTAVLVFGIALFMTNNTFGQSEKRDDRKEPPTFKELLKKMDANDDGKLSKEEIEGPLKDHFEKVDADKDGFITEEELKKAPKPKRR
- a CDS encoding CotH kinase family protein, with amino-acid sequence MKRINSIKIVIKTTVFVMLIACFTACSNDDSAVVEAMEDEEIAVIIDDTDFEATDWTSETHSKDADPNFDEVFDDNAVKRLDIVVTEARWQAMLDDMTSLYGTFGGNSVGPGGVGSASGGLTEIDEDPIFVPAEVFYNGKEWYRVGVRFKGNSSLQSSWQAGILKLSFKLDFDEFEDDYPQIKNQRFYGFKKLSLKNNYDDTSMLREKVAMDVFRNSGLVGSHTAFYTVYVDHGDGSQYFGVYTLVEEVDDTVVDTQFSSDDGNLYKPDGDAASFANGTYDEDEYVKKNNEDEADFSDVESLLSILHDDSRTTDAATWRTNLEAVFDTDVFLKYLAVNTVIQNWDTYGRMTHNYYLYNNPDTNKLTWIPWDNNEALQEGKQGGSPALDFSDISASQWPLIGYLYNDSVYKAKYDSYVQEAVDGSFNTNSMQSLYTSYSTLIEPYATTEVSGYTFLNSSSDFYTAINQLKSHVSSRATAVNNYLNN